The Amycolatopsis sp. 195334CR genome window below encodes:
- a CDS encoding condensation domain-containing protein, translating to MTEPNLLSTDPAQAQVIEQEVEAALLRHGGVADCAVVFAGAGDTARRNCVRCGITGKYPGLTFDAAGVCSLCVLYEENREQIDAYWGDLSELAPKLRAKAEAAGSEYDCLLLFSGGKDSTYVLYRLVDLGLRVMTFTFDNGFISTTALRNVEEVTGELGIEHVTKTRADQNKIFLLSLQEHKSVCNGCFRSLLDLSTELAHHRGIPSIVTGLSRGQIMDERLSWFHQQGIFDRDEIEEKLALGRRVYHQSSGTGAEAAAVDAVEVVDFYRYSEVTKDEIRALLKSRSKIWAHPDDTGFCSSNCLINDVGVYVHAAERGFHNYEAPTRWEVRLGHLSVAEANEELQGPVNSTRVKRMLAKIGYPDPADHPHLGARMTAYYVPNGGVEESIRAAVAAVLPEGLVPERWVAVGEIPRTAGVVDRSALKAPVATRFGRGNEDSSHPLTPSQLRVTERTPLAEQARALLVTLPGAVDTAKVKKIVLQLLMQHDAMRMKFTKDGHEWRQQPAGTGGSLPVVRLDLSAVSPEEEPALLRRAVAKLRSRLDPAEGRVLQVTALERGARPGGLLLVLHELAADTASWRLILEDVVTACRQLGAGEPVELARSEAFPGSTPIAPEPVPIDPGPAGLALGALAGVLPAWLGTDSVTVEVADHTAPHHRTGRIVGRLSEVGCWRVWPDRIEPVDGPAEVRYDYFGDVTALLPPSAPVRVADLPEVDFTELPGSGPHRISVTGAVRGGKLRLTWQGVPDEVARQVADRLP from the coding sequence ATGACCGAACCGAATCTGCTCTCCACCGATCCCGCGCAGGCCCAGGTGATCGAGCAGGAGGTCGAAGCGGCACTGCTGCGCCACGGGGGCGTCGCCGACTGCGCGGTGGTCTTCGCCGGCGCCGGCGACACGGCCAGGCGGAACTGCGTGCGCTGCGGCATCACCGGCAAGTACCCCGGGCTGACCTTCGACGCGGCGGGCGTCTGCTCGCTGTGCGTGCTGTACGAGGAGAACCGCGAGCAGATCGACGCCTACTGGGGTGATCTCTCCGAACTGGCCCCGAAACTGCGCGCGAAGGCCGAGGCGGCCGGCTCGGAGTACGACTGCCTGCTGCTGTTCAGCGGCGGCAAGGACAGCACCTACGTGCTCTACCGGCTGGTCGACCTCGGCCTGCGCGTGATGACCTTCACCTTCGACAACGGCTTCATCTCCACCACCGCGCTGCGCAACGTCGAAGAGGTGACCGGCGAGCTCGGCATCGAGCACGTCACCAAGACCAGGGCCGACCAGAACAAGATCTTCCTGCTGAGCCTGCAGGAGCACAAGAGCGTGTGCAACGGCTGCTTCCGCTCGCTGCTGGACCTGAGCACGGAACTGGCGCACCACCGCGGCATCCCGAGCATCGTCACCGGGCTCTCGCGCGGGCAGATCATGGACGAGCGGCTGTCGTGGTTCCACCAGCAGGGCATCTTCGACCGCGACGAGATCGAGGAGAAGCTGGCGCTGGGCCGCCGCGTCTACCACCAGTCCAGCGGCACCGGCGCCGAAGCCGCCGCGGTGGACGCGGTCGAGGTGGTCGACTTCTACCGCTACTCCGAGGTCACCAAGGACGAGATCCGCGCGCTGCTGAAGTCGCGGTCGAAGATCTGGGCGCACCCGGACGACACCGGCTTCTGCAGCTCGAACTGCCTGATCAACGACGTCGGCGTGTACGTGCACGCGGCCGAGCGCGGGTTCCACAACTACGAGGCGCCGACGCGGTGGGAGGTCCGGCTCGGGCACCTCTCGGTCGCCGAGGCGAACGAGGAGCTCCAGGGGCCGGTCAACAGCACGCGGGTCAAGCGCATGCTGGCCAAGATCGGCTACCCCGACCCCGCCGATCATCCCCACCTCGGTGCGCGTATGACAGCGTATTACGTACCGAACGGTGGTGTCGAAGAAAGCATCCGGGCGGCCGTCGCGGCGGTGCTGCCGGAGGGCCTGGTGCCCGAGCGCTGGGTGGCCGTCGGCGAGATCCCGCGCACCGCGGGCGTGGTCGACCGGTCGGCGCTGAAGGCCCCGGTCGCCACCCGCTTCGGCCGCGGCAACGAGGACTCGTCGCACCCGCTCACGCCGTCCCAGCTGCGGGTGACCGAGCGGACGCCGCTGGCCGAGCAGGCCCGCGCGCTGCTGGTCACGCTGCCGGGCGCGGTGGACACCGCGAAGGTCAAGAAGATCGTGCTGCAGCTGCTGATGCAGCACGACGCGATGCGGATGAAGTTCACCAAGGACGGGCACGAGTGGCGGCAGCAGCCCGCGGGGACCGGTGGTTCGCTGCCGGTGGTCCGGCTCGACCTGTCCGCGGTCAGCCCCGAGGAGGAGCCCGCGCTCCTGCGCCGGGCGGTGGCGAAGCTCCGGTCGCGGCTGGACCCGGCCGAGGGGCGCGTGCTGCAGGTGACCGCGCTGGAACGCGGGGCCCGGCCCGGCGGGTTGCTGCTGGTGCTGCACGAGCTGGCGGCGGACACCGCCTCGTGGCGGTTGATCCTGGAGGACGTGGTCACCGCGTGCCGCCAGCTCGGCGCCGGTGAGCCGGTCGAGCTGGCGCGGTCCGAGGCCTTCCCCGGCAGCACGCCGATCGCGCCCGAGCCGGTGCCCATCGACCCCGGTCCGGCCGGGCTCGCGCTGGGTGCGCTGGCCGGGGTGCTGCCCGCCTGGCTGGGCACCGACTCGGTGACCGTCGAGGTGGCCGACCACACGGCCCCGCACCACCGGACCGGCCGCATCGTCGGCAGGCTGTCCGAGGTGGGTTGCTGGCGGGTCTGGCCGGACCGCATCGAGCCGGTCGACGGGCCGGCCGAGGTCCGCTACGACTACTTCGGCGACGTGACCGCGCTGCTGCCGCCGTCCGCCCCGGTGCGGGTGGCCGACCTGCCCGAGGTCGACTTCACCGAACTGCCGGGCAGCGGGCCGCACCGGATCTCGGTGACCGGGGCGGTGCGGGGCGGGAAGCTGCGGCTGACCTGGCAGGGCGTGCCGGACGAGGTGGCGCGGCAGGTCGCCGATCGGTTGCCCTGA
- a CDS encoding non-ribosomal peptide synthetase: MAFEAIQALVAKAIGRFPDHVAVECADGKLTYAELDRRADDIAAALQEAGAAPGALVPVLAEDRRELVAAVLGVLRIGGVVVPLDATAQQRRLEQALNDTDASWVVTGSDLGGLPAKVLAAAGATETTRIDIADTAGTSARRAVVAHEPRPDDPCYLFFTSGSTGRPKGIVGRLGSVDHYIRWETELLGVDAGWRVSQLISPAFDAVLRDIFVPLTTGATICVPPADTLLDAAALSRWLEAAEISLVHCVPSVFRRFATAPGDHRFAALECVALSGEKLAPRDAAGWFDRFGERTKLLNLYGPSETTMTKTFHFVTRADTERDSIPIGRAMPETEVLVLTDRGEPAAPGEVGEIHLRTAHRSLGYHRQPEATAKAFVPRDGELVYRTGDFGRFSTDGVLEYLGRKDHQVKIGGVRVELGGVESILREHPAVTEAAVVAGESADGIPFLCAHYEQNTNVDPAVLRAFLRERLPEAAVPAVFAPTTELPRTISGKIDRRALPATAPSTPDTPADVLEARTPTEQAIARIWASVLPGQSGAVDIRQDFFDAGGSSLLVIELLSRLGAEFGVSVPLHDFLSAPTVAAVAGLIEGSLIADDTDDLGL, translated from the coding sequence ATGGCTTTCGAAGCGATCCAGGCGCTGGTGGCCAAGGCGATCGGCCGCTTCCCGGACCACGTCGCGGTCGAGTGCGCCGACGGCAAGCTCACCTACGCCGAGCTGGACCGGCGGGCCGACGACATCGCCGCCGCGCTGCAGGAAGCGGGCGCGGCACCCGGCGCGCTGGTGCCGGTGCTCGCCGAGGACCGCCGCGAACTGGTCGCCGCCGTGCTCGGCGTGCTGCGCATCGGCGGGGTGGTGGTCCCGCTCGACGCCACCGCGCAGCAGCGGCGGCTGGAGCAGGCGCTCAACGACACCGACGCCTCCTGGGTGGTCACCGGCTCCGACCTCGGCGGCCTGCCGGCCAAGGTGCTGGCCGCGGCGGGGGCCACCGAGACCACCCGCATCGACATCGCCGACACCGCGGGCACCAGCGCGCGCCGGGCCGTGGTCGCGCACGAGCCCCGGCCGGACGACCCCTGCTACCTCTTTTTCACCTCGGGCTCCACCGGCCGCCCCAAGGGCATCGTCGGCAGGCTCGGCTCGGTCGACCACTACATCCGCTGGGAGACCGAGCTGCTCGGCGTGGACGCCGGGTGGCGGGTCAGCCAGCTGATCAGCCCGGCCTTCGACGCCGTGCTGCGCGACATCTTCGTCCCGCTGACCACCGGTGCCACGATCTGCGTGCCCCCGGCGGACACCCTGCTCGACGCCGCCGCGCTCAGCCGCTGGCTGGAGGCGGCGGAGATCTCGCTGGTCCACTGCGTGCCGTCGGTGTTCCGCCGTTTCGCCACCGCGCCCGGCGACCACCGGTTCGCCGCACTGGAGTGCGTGGCGCTGTCCGGCGAGAAGCTGGCCCCGCGCGACGCGGCGGGCTGGTTCGACCGCTTCGGCGAGCGGACCAAGCTGCTGAACCTCTACGGCCCGTCGGAAACCACGATGACCAAGACCTTCCACTTCGTCACGCGGGCCGACACCGAACGCGACTCGATCCCGATCGGGCGCGCGATGCCGGAGACCGAGGTGCTGGTGCTCACCGACCGCGGCGAACCGGCCGCGCCCGGTGAGGTCGGCGAGATCCACCTGCGCACCGCGCACCGCTCGCTCGGTTACCACCGCCAGCCCGAGGCGACCGCCAAGGCCTTCGTGCCCCGCGACGGCGAACTGGTCTACCGCACCGGCGACTTCGGCCGCTTCTCCACCGACGGCGTGCTGGAATACCTGGGGCGCAAGGACCACCAGGTGAAGATCGGCGGCGTCCGCGTCGAACTGGGCGGCGTGGAGAGCATCCTGCGCGAGCACCCCGCGGTCACCGAAGCCGCCGTCGTCGCCGGGGAATCCGCCGACGGCATCCCGTTCCTCTGCGCGCACTACGAGCAGAACACCAACGTCGATCCCGCCGTGCTGCGTGCTTTCCTGCGCGAGCGGCTGCCGGAGGCCGCGGTGCCCGCGGTCTTCGCGCCGACCACCGAACTCCCCCGCACGATCAGCGGCAAGATCGACCGCCGCGCGCTCCCGGCCACCGCACCGTCCACTCCGGACACCCCGGCCGACGTGCTGGAGGCCCGCACGCCGACCGAGCAGGCCATCGCCCGGATCTGGGCGAGCGTGCTGCCCGGCCAGTCGGGCGCGGTCGACATCCGGCAGGACTTCTTCGACGCGGGCGGCAGCTCGCTGCTGGTCATCGAACTGCTCTCCCGGCTCGGCGCCGAGTTCGGGGTTTCCGTGCCCCTGCACGACTTCCTCTCCGCACCGACCGTGGCGGCCGTCGCCGGGCTGATCGAGGGCTCCCTGATCGCCGACGACACCGACGACTTGGGCCTGTGA
- a CDS encoding aspartate/glutamate racemase family protein, protein MPATLGVLGGMGPAATAEFLRLLALRVPARTDQEHPRLLLLSEPSIPDRTEALLAGDDGPLRPLHDGLRTLVGWGADLLAVPCNTAHAYLDRFSAQLPVPLVHIVDATLRMARRVSPDGAWLTATTGTVASGLYQDRAAELGYPLLVPDEALQHRVHHAASLVKANRTGDGGDVFAEALASLWRRDGRPVVTACTELPIAYTAAGLPPESSVSSLDALATACAEELYRAATPLRIAV, encoded by the coding sequence GTGCCCGCGACGCTGGGCGTGCTGGGCGGCATGGGACCCGCGGCCACGGCCGAGTTCCTGCGGTTGCTGGCCCTGCGCGTCCCGGCGCGCACGGACCAGGAGCACCCGCGGCTCCTGCTGCTGTCCGAACCGTCCATTCCGGACCGGACCGAGGCGCTGCTGGCCGGGGACGACGGCCCGCTGCGCCCGCTCCACGACGGGTTGCGGACGCTGGTGGGCTGGGGCGCGGACCTGCTGGCCGTGCCGTGCAACACCGCGCACGCCTACCTCGACCGGTTCAGCGCGCAGTTGCCGGTGCCGCTGGTGCACATCGTGGACGCGACGCTGCGGATGGCCAGGCGGGTGAGCCCGGACGGCGCCTGGCTGACCGCGACAACTGGCACCGTGGCCAGCGGGCTGTACCAGGACCGGGCGGCCGAGCTGGGGTACCCGCTGCTGGTGCCGGACGAGGCGCTGCAGCACCGCGTCCACCACGCGGCTTCGCTGGTGAAGGCGAATCGGACCGGTGATGGCGGCGACGTGTTCGCCGAGGCGCTGGCGTCGTTGTGGCGGCGGGACGGGCGGCCGGTGGTCACCGCGTGCACGGAACTGCCGATCGCCTACACCGCCGCCGGGTTGCCGCCGGAGTCGTCGGTGTCCAGTTTGGACGCGCTGGCCACCGCCTGCGCGGAGGAGTTGTACCGGGCGGCGACACCGCTCCGAATCGCTGTTTAA
- the asnB gene encoding asparagine synthase (glutamine-hydrolyzing) translates to MCGIAGSVALPHARPIAAAELGRMTAELVHRGPDEDGFWLDGPAALGFRRLSIIDLGGGSQPMFSEDGEVALVCNGEIFNHRELRAELEAKGHRFRTNCDVEVVVHLYEEEGPDLLHRLNGQFAFALYDRRERQLFLARDHAGIAPLFYTRTNDHFVFGSEIKAILEHPGVPRAVDLTGLDQVLTFPGLVSPRTMFRGVSSLPGGHYLLVRDGEVREKRYWDLDFPVEEGQSQPDEYYVETLRELLTTSVRRRLQADVGVGFYLSGGLDSSLIGALVGEAVRDPHSFSITFPEADIDESGHQRLMAGKIGSIHHEAPFSDDDIATELRRMVVHAETPVKESYNTCSMVLSALAREHGVKVILTGEGADELFGGYVGYRFDGRRGNGRTGDPLEDALEDGLRQRLWGDADLFYERQYHAWRQSKMDIFSEELQASFAEFDCLAAPVVDPAMLAGRPRLSQRSYLDFKLRMSDHLLSDHGDRMALANSIEARYPFLDRDVVEFARTVPAHLKVHRLGEKFVVKQAAQGLVPPEIINREKYGFRAPGSPGLLRRNLDWVQDLLSHDRIKRQGYFDPHVVDHLKARYLREGFDVHPHFDDDLLLVVLTFGILLDEFGLS, encoded by the coding sequence CGGGATCGGTCGCCCTGCCCCACGCCCGGCCGATCGCGGCCGCCGAGCTGGGCCGGATGACCGCCGAACTGGTGCACCGCGGTCCGGACGAGGACGGGTTCTGGCTCGACGGCCCGGCCGCGCTGGGCTTCCGCAGGCTGAGCATCATCGACCTCGGCGGCGGCAGCCAGCCGATGTTCAGCGAGGACGGCGAAGTCGCGCTGGTCTGCAACGGGGAGATCTTCAACCACCGCGAGCTGCGGGCGGAACTGGAGGCCAAGGGCCACCGCTTCCGCACCAACTGCGACGTGGAGGTCGTCGTCCACCTGTACGAGGAAGAGGGACCGGACCTGCTGCACCGGCTCAACGGCCAGTTCGCCTTCGCCCTCTACGACCGCCGCGAGCGCCAGTTGTTCCTGGCCCGCGACCACGCCGGCATCGCGCCGCTGTTCTACACCAGGACGAACGACCACTTCGTGTTCGGCTCGGAGATCAAGGCGATCCTGGAACACCCCGGCGTTCCCCGCGCGGTCGACCTGACCGGACTCGACCAGGTGCTCACCTTTCCCGGTCTGGTCAGCCCCCGCACCATGTTCCGCGGCGTGTCCAGCCTGCCCGGCGGCCACTACCTCCTGGTGCGCGACGGCGAAGTGCGCGAGAAGCGTTACTGGGACCTGGATTTCCCGGTGGAGGAAGGCCAGTCGCAGCCGGACGAGTACTACGTCGAAACGCTGCGCGAACTGCTGACCACTTCGGTGCGCCGCCGGTTGCAGGCCGATGTCGGCGTCGGTTTCTACCTCAGCGGCGGGCTCGACTCCTCGTTGATCGGCGCACTGGTCGGCGAGGCCGTGCGTGACCCGCACTCGTTCTCGATCACCTTCCCCGAAGCGGATATCGACGAATCCGGGCACCAGCGGCTGATGGCGGGCAAGATCGGCTCGATCCACCACGAGGCCCCGTTCTCCGACGACGACATCGCCACCGAGCTGCGCCGGATGGTGGTGCACGCGGAAACCCCGGTGAAGGAGAGCTACAACACCTGCTCGATGGTGTTGTCCGCGCTGGCGCGCGAGCACGGCGTCAAGGTGATCCTGACCGGCGAGGGCGCGGACGAGCTGTTCGGCGGTTACGTCGGCTACCGGTTCGACGGCCGGCGCGGCAACGGGCGCACCGGCGACCCGCTCGAGGACGCGCTCGAAGACGGTCTGCGCCAACGGCTCTGGGGTGACGCGGACCTGTTCTACGAGCGCCAGTACCACGCCTGGCGGCAGTCCAAGATGGACATCTTCAGCGAGGAGCTCCAGGCCTCCTTCGCCGAGTTCGACTGCCTGGCCGCGCCGGTGGTCGACCCGGCGATGCTGGCCGGGCGGCCGCGGCTGAGCCAGCGGTCCTATTTGGACTTCAAACTGCGGATGTCGGACCACCTGCTCTCCGACCACGGCGACCGGATGGCGCTGGCCAACTCGATCGAGGCGCGGTACCCGTTCCTGGACCGCGACGTGGTCGAGTTCGCCCGCACCGTGCCCGCGCACCTCAAGGTGCACCGGCTCGGCGAGAAGTTCGTGGTCAAGCAGGCCGCGCAGGGCCTGGTGCCGCCGGAGATCATCAACCGGGAGAAGTACGGGTTCCGCGCGCCGGGCAGCCCCGGGCTGCTGCGCCGGAACCTGGACTGGGTGCAGGACCTGCTCTCGCACGACCGGATCAAGCGCCAGGGCTACTTCGACCCGCACGTCGTCGACCACCTCAAGGCGCGCTACCTGCGCGAAGGCTTCGACGTCCACCCGCATTTCGACGACGACCTGCTGCTCGTCGTGCTGACGTTCGGCATCTTGCTCGACGAGTTCGGGCTTAGCTGA